A window of Coturnix japonica isolate 7356 chromosome 2, Coturnix japonica 2.1, whole genome shotgun sequence contains these coding sequences:
- the PRR15 gene encoding proline-rich protein 15: protein MADSAAATAAPPAAVKGSSSAGHWWKSLTGKKKHKETAAAPPPPAEPPSPGSPEESPPALGSGEPPGAGGGARRSLRVSHSGRFKERRKVRASLLADGPEVFDGAEPGRAAPEGE from the coding sequence ATGGCGGACAGCGCCGCGGCCACCGCCGCCCCCCCCGCCGCCGtgaagggcagcagctctgcggGGCACTGGTGGAAGTCGCTCACCGGCAagaagaagcacaaagaaaccgcggccgccccgccgcctcccgccgaACCCCCCAGCCCCGGTTCACCGGAGGAGTCGCCCCCCGCGCTGGGCAGCGGGGAACCCCCGGGGGCGGGCGGTGGAGCCCGACGGAGCCTCCGCGTGTCGCACTCGGGCCGCTTCAAGGAGAGGCGGAAGGTGCGCGCCTCGCTGCTGGCCGACGGCCCCGAGGTCTTCGACGGAGCGGAGCCCGGGCGCGCCGCCCCCGAGGGCGAGTAG
- the LOC107309236 gene encoding circumsporozoite protein-like gives MAGQPGATAGRLGPEVGGRAAGVGGAAAPGGGGNRAPAPSSGPTRPGMTRGSPGAGPEGGVCPAVRSVGDSALGNGAGGTAEVKGQQGEGSAERFSAQPLPLPGPT, from the exons ATGGCCGGTCAGCCGGGAGCTACGGCGGGGCGGCTCGGCCCGGAGGTGGGAGGGCGGGCGGCAGGTGTGGGCGGGGCGGCGGCACCGGGAGGCGGTGGGAACCGAGCACCTGCCCCGAGCTCCGGCCCGACCCGACCCGGAATGACGAGAGGGTCTCCGGGTGCGGGGCCGGAGGGCGGAGTTTGTCCCGCAGTGCGGAGTGTGGGCGACTCAGCGCTTGGGAACGGCGCTGGTGGCACAGCTGAAGTGAAagggcagcaaggagagggCAGTGCCGAGCGGTTCTCAG ctCAACCTCTGCCGCTGCCTGGCCCAACATGA